Below is a genomic region from Leptotrichia shahii.
AAACGAAATCTTATTAAAGGTGAATGGAGAAGTACTAATCCTGATGTAGACCCACATGTTTCAAGAGGATTTCATGTATCGGAGTTATACAGTCCGTTTACTAAATGGGCTAGCATAATTCGTAAATTTAGAGCGGCAAAAGGTGATGAACAGCTTATGAAAGTATTTGTCAATACAGCTCTCGGGGAATGCTGGGAAGAAAAAGTTGAAAGATTTAATTTTGAGGAAATACAGGCAAGGGCTGAAGATTATGGAGAATACTTGAATCATGAAGATGGAACATATGAGGAAGTAGAAATCCCTGACAGGGTTAATGTGCTTACGGCTGGTGTCGATGTTCAAGATAATAGGCTTGAAGTTGAAATTGTTGGATGGGCAAAAGGTGAAGAAAGCTGGGGGATTTATTATAAAGTGATAATGGGAAACCCTGCTTTACCTTATGTTTGGAACGAATTAGACCAAGTTCTGATGAAAGATTATTCATATCAGAATGGGGAAAAAATAAGAGTTGCTTGTGCTTGTGTTGATACAGGTGGGCATCATACTGATGACGTTTACAGGTATGTAAAGGCAAGGGAACAACTAAATATATTTGGTATAAAAGGAAGTGGAGAAGCTGGAAGACCTCTTATTTCACGACCTAGCAAAAATAATAAAGGAGGAATTTCCTTATTTGTTTTAGGAGTTAATACTGGTAAAGATACAATAATGAGCAATCTTAAAGTAACGGAACCAGGAGCTAAATATATGCACTATCCAAATAATCCTAAACGTGGATATGATGAAGTTTACTTCAAAGGGCTTACATCTGAAATAAAGGTTGTCACATTTAGTAAAGGACAGGCTAAAATTGAGTGGAAAACAATAGGAGATAAAAGGAATGAGCCTTTGGACATCAGGAACTATGCACAGGCTGCATTAAGAATTGCTAATCCAGATTTAGACATTAGGTATTCAACTGATTTATTAAACGGATTAAGAACACAGAGAATTAGCAGAAGAAGAAAAATACTGTCGAAAGGAATTAAGTAAATGGGAAAATCGAATTATTCAAGAGAATATATTTTAGAAATGATAGTTGAATATGGTAAAGCTGAACGAGCAGTTTTAACAGGAAAAAGCTACAAAATTGGGACAAGAGAACTTACTCGAATGGGAATAGATGAAATAAGAAAAGGGAGAGCTTATTGGGAAAATGAATTACAAAAATTAAATAGTATTGGAAAAAGAAGAGTGAGAAGAGGAGTTCCTAGAAATCTTTAAGTTAGAAAGAGAGGTGTGATATGAATTTAATTGACAATTTAGTGGCGGTATTTAATCCGCAAAAAGGAGTAGAAAGATTTAAAGCGAGAAGAAAACTAGAAATTTTAAATACAGGATATTCTAATCACGGAGCTTCAACTACTAAAAAAGCAATGATAGGTTGGCAGAGTACTGCGGGCGGTGTAAAAAAAGATATTTATAAAAATCGTAAGAAATTGATTGAGCGTTCAAGAGATTTATATATGGGAACTTCTGTTGCAACTGGAGCATTGAAAACCATTAATACAAATGTTGTGGGAAGTGGTTTGAAATTAAAAGCGGCTATTGATAGTGAAACAATAGGGATAAGTGATGATGAAGCGGCTAAGGTAGAAGAATTGATTGAAAAAGAATTTGAACTTTGGTCGAAAGATAAGATTGATAATTTAGGAACTATGAATTTTTATCAAGTTCAAGAACTTGTATTTTTGACAGTGCTACTAAATGGAGAGTGCTTTATAAAATTAAATTATTTTGAAACACCTAAAAATCCGTATAGTTTGAAGTTGGAAATTTTAGAGCCTGATAGAATTTATACTCCTAATAATATGATTTCGGATAAAAGTGTAGTTGAAGGAGTAAAGATAGATAAAAATGGAAGAGTTGAAGGTTATTATGTTTCATCTGAACATCCGTTGGATGCAACTGGTGCAGTAACAGAAAAATTTATTAAAGTTTATGGAAGTGAGAATCAAAAAAACATAATTCATCTTCTTTTCACTGAAAGACCTGAGCAAATAAGGGGAATCCCAATATTGTCACCAGTTATTGAAAATTTAAAACAGCTTGGAAATTATACTGAAGCAGAATTAATGGCTGCTGTTATAAGCGGATTGTATGCAATTTTTATTGAAAGTGAAGCTGACAGCCCAAGCGGAGCTGATGTTGGAGAACTTGAAGCGGTTGAGAATGATTTGTTGGTAGATTCAGAAGATGAAACAACTATAGAACTTGCGCCAGGAATGATTGCTTCACTTAATCCAGGAGAAAAAGCAAAAGCTACTAATCCAGGAAGACCAAATGCACAATTTGATCCGTTTGTGACAAG
It encodes:
- a CDS encoding phage portal protein; protein product: MNLIDNLVAVFNPQKGVERFKARRKLEILNTGYSNHGASTTKKAMIGWQSTAGGVKKDIYKNRKKLIERSRDLYMGTSVATGALKTINTNVVGSGLKLKAAIDSETIGISDDEAAKVEELIEKEFELWSKDKIDNLGTMNFYQVQELVFLTVLLNGECFIKLNYFETPKNPYSLKLEILEPDRIYTPNNMISDKSVVEGVKIDKNGRVEGYYVSSEHPLDATGAVTEKFIKVYGSENQKNIIHLLFTERPEQIRGIPILSPVIENLKQLGNYTEAELMAAVISGLYAIFIESEADSPSGADVGELEAVENDLLVDSEDETTIELAPGMIASLNPGEKAKATNPGRPNAQFDPFVTSILRQIGSALEVPYELLIKHFTASYSASRAALLEAWKMFRKRREWFSENFTQPIYEEWLNEAYLLGRIELKNYGTDFLIDKAWCGSQWNGPSQGQIDPLKEANAAVIRINNGLSTRTRETAELNGGDFEQNVRILAKENKLLKEKGVVINAETTKILESSEE
- a CDS encoding phage terminase large subunit family protein, which produces MKRELEEDLKRTVKLFKKIALVLKPPPKLTIDTWADMYRVLSTKSSAIPGKWKTDRVPFQREVMRAISDKNTEKVVMMYGAQLSKTEILMNTVGYFMDYEPSPIMFLMPTKDMAADFSTTRLNDMIQSTPQLRSKVIESSDARDTKRQKEFSGGYIVLTGTNSASELASRSIRVLLADEIDRFPRSAKKEGDPLNLAIERVKTWPNSKIVLTSTPTIKGGSRIELEYENSSKDEYYIPCPKCGEMQTLKWGNIIFEDVTHKCEKCMETSSEYEWKRNLIKGEWRSTNPDVDPHVSRGFHVSELYSPFTKWASIIRKFRAAKGDEQLMKVFVNTALGECWEEKVERFNFEEIQARAEDYGEYLNHEDGTYEEVEIPDRVNVLTAGVDVQDNRLEVEIVGWAKGEESWGIYYKVIMGNPALPYVWNELDQVLMKDYSYQNGEKIRVACACVDTGGHHTDDVYRYVKAREQLNIFGIKGSGEAGRPLISRPSKNNKGGISLFVLGVNTGKDTIMSNLKVTEPGAKYMHYPNNPKRGYDEVYFKGLTSEIKVVTFSKGQAKIEWKTIGDKRNEPLDIRNYAQAALRIANPDLDIRYSTDLLNGLRTQRISRRRKILSKGIK
- a CDS encoding DUF6148 family protein, giving the protein MGKSNYSREYILEMIVEYGKAERAVLTGKSYKIGTRELTRMGIDEIRKGRAYWENELQKLNSIGKRRVRRGVPRNL